TTTTTACAGCAGCTTTTCAGCAAATGTGCCAATATAAAAACAAAACTAAATACATCAATCTATACTCAGAGTAAAGAATCCCATGCTCTGCATACTAGATTTATAGTGACTGGCAAAATAAAGGATTCCACAAGCAGAAATGACTTGTGCAAATAAAAAATACAGCAAGTTATTGTGGTACCTTTCTCAACAGTTCCATCTCCATCTGATAGGATTACCCAAGGGACCGCCTTATCCCCATCAATATGATATACCACTCCTGTCCTATCATCCACAGTGTAAAGCTTTCCATTAAATGCTATGAGTTCCGACAATTCCATGCCACGTCCTTTTTCTGACAAATGCGTTTTGAGAATGGACTCATTTTTGTCCCATTCTAGGGTCACTTTGTCACCACTGTTTGATAAAATCAAGTAGCCTTTCTTTAAGTAACTGAACCAAGTGTCACTGTTCAATTCATTCTTTGAGTTTGTGTCCAGGTCAGCAATCAGCCCGATACGGTATCGGACACCTTCCAGGGTCTTCTGTTGGGGCGAAAGCGGGTACGTGTAATTGTACCTGTCCCTTGGAAAGTTATCAATCTGCCAGTTGTGGACATTTCGTGGATGAGGGCTATTTGGGGAACTCTTGTGaaaatatagaatgtacagcatgaaGAGAGCTATAGCAGCTACTAGTATAGGCTTCCATTTCGGGTGAAAACGAGAATCTCTTGTTTTTGTCATGGAAGCTATAACAGGAAGACCACCAATGGATATGCGAAGGGAGCTCATAGAATTATTTCCATCAGGTGTACCAGATAGTTGTACAGGCATGAGGCTGCAGCATAAGTAGAAACCTATTTGGAGAAAAAAAAGGTTAGGCAAAATAAATACTCAAAAAAATTCTTTAAAAGCTTATCCATAGACTAACAAAATATACAAAGAATATGTTTTGGAAAATGCTGCATGGTTATAAAAGGTGATGATAATTGTATGTAATCTCAGCACAATTACAGTATTCAGCAAAAAACAGAAGACATTGCTTTGAGAACTATTGTGGCTTCAACCCAAATAAGGTACTTTTACAATAATTGGCACTACTAGACTCCACAAGAGGCGTATCTTTACCATATAGCAAATCTGCAATAAAATGTACATGATCATATGTACGTTAATCCTCACAGCAGGGAATTTCAGACGCTGTAAAGGGCTTTAAATTTTTCAGTTGACAACTGAAACAAAGCCCAAAATTACAGCAATAAAGCTACTCAAATGTAAAAGATAAAGCTTTCTTGCTGTAATATTGACAGTCCACAAAAACACACAAGCTTTTGATTAGTAAAAAATTCTTAACACTTCTGCTCACCCTATTTCTTCTCCCATTCTCATTATTTTAGTTTTTCTTATCAATTGAAACCTGAACTAAAAACCTAAAACAAAACTTGCATTACAAAATTAAAATTCAATGCTTCACTTGTGCTCTATCATCTTTTCTCTTCGCAGCCCCCACTTTCCTACTGTGttgttttttaaatgttaacTATTCTAACTCTTCACTACTTGTTAAACCAAGTGTCTCCTGGAACGGGACATTAATTTCTCGGGCACAACAGCCTGGGAGAACAATGCGCTTTAAATTTCTCGGTGCAGCAGTACCCACCTCACTCCATGGCGTCGCCGGCTGTTGCAGAAAGCCAACTCCCGGTTAGGGGTGACCAGAAATGGGACCAGTTGGTGGAGAAACAGGGTTGAgtcttggtggtgggggggagaaagagaagagagacgGAGCAGTGTGGGGCTGGGTTGGGTGAGCAGgcactcggggtggggggtgggggggaaaagtgTGACAGcggactggggagagggggacaaggGACTGTGGGCttggggaagagaaggagaatgGGGGTTTGGAGAGAGCgagatagggtggggtggggtggggatggggactGGTATTTACTGCAGAGCCAGGAACAGCAACGTTGATTGGGAGTGAAgccgagagaggagcagccagtaaaggggtgagtgaaacctggggatttTACTGTGGATAAATAGTGAAACAtgatttccactggtgggtgaaaGGGGAtcaaggattctcactggaagaattaaggtggaagggagaaggaaggttTTTGCACTGAGCGCTATTAGACCATGAGATGTTTCACCACAAGTGATTATTGAGGCGGAGACTAGAACATCATTTCAATGGGaatgggataagtatttgaaaagggggAATATAACAGGATCTGGGGGGGGAAATAGGGTTACAGGAGAGATTGCACAACAGCAAGgggctgtaatttctatcattgtGGAAACTGTCCTTTGTTGAGTCAGAGCCCAGGGAATGGTTTATAAATGTTGGTGCTGAACTGAGTTTAGGATGATGATGTGTCTGGTGAGAACACACAGTCCGCTATCCTTTGTGCAACCTCTTGGTTTGGTTCAGGACTGTCTGAGCCGGCCGGTTTTGACGTGTGAAGTCCGAGCACAGATCGGCTCTGATtgaggctcccagttcagagttgtcaccttcacacacaaccAGAGTCGATGGAGGTAGGGATAGAAAAGGTACCGGTTAAAAGTGGCATCAACTGGGGAGCCTGACAGCACCTTGTGCAATGCAGGAGGATTCTGGCTGTAGTTACAGGGTTACTACTACAGGTAGGATATTGGGGTGTTAGTCAGTTATATATAGACTATCTGatttattgtattactgttgttTATGAGGGAAATCTAAGTGCTACCAGTACCactattagttatcagtgcaatttcagtgagttactattagatACAGTTCTTGCTACCTCTAGTTTCCCCCCCGTgaatccctcccccaccttgggTTGCCCCCCTTCCctgccctctctttccctccttcacCTACTCATGGGTGGTCTCCTGGTTATCGGCACTTcttgcacaacagctgctggcgcgaAACCACAAACAACGACAGGGAGCCCAACCTTTAAGGTAAATactcgcggactcgatgggccaaatggcctccttccgtgcggtaacctttctatgattcaataacaTTTtcaaatgtcacgtgatcaaatatccaggaatgcctccagagttgacaaccctacagagggttcctccacttcctcctaatGTAGATTTACCAGAGAACTGAAGATATATTTCTGTCTTCCTTTTAAAGTGCAGGTAGACTTCTTTGAAGAAGAGATTCTATCTCAATGATCACACAGATGCGTTATTACCATTTCTAACACTTGGGTGAAGAAGTTGCAATGGTTTTATTTGCTTTTGACATTTTGCTGCAACAGAAACTATTTTTACCCTTTAGTTGGAGTCTGCAAATTTATGTGGATTAACATTTCAAAAGTTGTGTGACTAGCCAATCAAACTTAACATGATCAGCTCTCAGTCACTCAAATGGAAAGCTTTTAGAGAAAGTTaaagttcaattttaaaaaatgatcaggATTCAAAATGATTGTGCCTGTTCCAGCTGAACAGAAAACCTTGTTTTACAGTGAGACCTGATGGAAGTGAAGTCCAGTTGTTTCTTTTGAAACATTTCTGAAATGAATTCAATATTATGGTtggttttgctttttttttctcctccagtTTCTCACAAATCTTCAAGGTCTTCTGTGGACCCATTTTCATTTAGGGTTGGAAATGAAACTTACAACATGAGTGATTGTTCATACCACTCAAACATTGACTGCCTGTCCTCCACTCTCTCAaacttaaaatcctcatccttgtgtttaaacctCTTCAGGGtgttgcccttccctatctctaacttccagccctacaattcccccccccccacccccgaattcTGCATCCCTTGGATTCTAGCCTTCTGTGCAATCCCCCCAGTCCTTCGACCCACCACCGGTGGCTGTGCCTGCAGCCGCATCGGCCCAATGGAATTGTACTGATATTCAGTGGTTTATGTTTATTTTTGCCCAGAAACAAATACCATGTATTAGCAAGATCTATGACCCAATTATTCAGGCATCCACCCTGAATAATGCTACCGTTGACACAGACTTTTCTAGTGTAGAGGGTATAGGTCATCAACTGTATGATGAATAGAACCAACCTAACTTATCCAACTGCTTCTTCAGTACGCCTCTGTATATCCTGGCCACACCCCACTGGGGTGGAAACCCAGCAATAAATTTAATTTCttattcaagttttttttttaagtacagcTTCATTGTGGACTGCATTAGGAAATATTAAAGTGCTGACTTATCTTGGACAGATAATAAGGAAGATCCACATTgtcatggatttaaaaaaaaactgctggatttgcacattctGCTTCTACCAGGGGTCTAATGGAaagctgggagagaatggaaaaaAACTGCAAAAGGGATGCTAATATGGTGCTACTGTCCCAAAATCAGAATTGCAAAACAAAATTGCCACTGTGACTAACTATGACCCCAACACTGCAAACTGGTGACTATTGACAATTTTTGAACATTGCAAGTTCAATTCAGATAAGATTTGCTATATTTATTAATGTTTCATAATATATCCTTTAATCCTGTGATAGTGTACGAAGTTGattttgtgaaaaaaaatctAAGTATACTTAAAAATTTTGCCCATTACGCATGTAGATTGTGGAAAAAGTCATGTTGAACAATATGCAACATACGGTAACTTATATCTGCTCACTAACCAGTAATTacaatgaagacaaatgtaaggaatcttacaacaccaggttatagtccaacaaatttattttaaaatcacaagctttcggagattatccccttcgtcagacgaaggggataatctccgaaagcttgtgattttaaaataaatttgttggactataacctggtgttgtaagattccttacatttgtccaccccagtccatcaccggcatctccacatcatggctacaatgAAGACAGCATTGAAATGTTCAACTACTTCAATCAAAAAATATACTATTCAATTACTGCACAATTTAATCAAAATATCACATTGCAAGATAAAAATCAAATACTCCAATCACAAAAGGTTTAGACCTGGCACACAGCAAAAACTTTGCCTTTTTGAGCTAGCATTAAGTTTCCATTCTTTTACTAGCAGATCTTACTAGATTTTAGTTCTACATGTAACAAACACGCTTAAGTGGAAAaatcaaaattattttaaagattAGAGGCCCGGAAGAACTTAAACCGATAACTCATCACCCCATATTTTGAGGGCAAAATGTTTATATCGTGTTTTTAGACAAActcaaaataaaaaggaaaaagttACATTATTTACTATATATGGTTATTTCAGAAATAGGGCCACAATAGACAAGCATCATGACAAGTTATATCTATTAGTAGGTAGGTTCACGTATAAGATACAGTATTTAATAATAGTAATGTGTTCATGATATACTCAAAACACCAGTTTCTAAACTTAAAAGGTGCTTTTGAATCAGAGGTGCACACAATTTAGACAAACAGTGCCTTGAGAGCTACATAGGCTAACTACAGATATGACCATATGTGGCTGTTAGCCAGAGGGTATCAACTCATTGAAAACCCACCTCAGCAGACTACATCTGTCTATAAATACGACACAGATTTCTCTATCGTTGCATTCACCCAATAGCAACTAATAAAAGAGCTCATTATTCAGTCCTCCAGCGGGGTTTCAGCTGCAGTGGCTGAATCTTGCTTTATATTTATgttacttttttttcaaaaatgctTTAGTTGTGAGGTCTGTGCTGCTCCCAATGCCACAACTAAGATCAGAAACTTACTTTTGGAGGTTCATAGGAGCAAACTTGCATTCAATGGTCTGAGTTCAGTGAGCTGAAGCAGCAATATGCTATGTCATTTAGATTCAACCATTTTATTATGATTAAGAACTACAGTAGCACatttattaaaatatatttattcaGCGAAAAACAGCTAATGATAGATGGTTAAGTTCCTAGTTCAATTTTACAACATCAGGAAATTACTGGCTGTCATTCCTTGGTGCTGGACTGTCACTGTTCTGCTTGTATTATGGATGTACAATACAGGAAAGCAAAGAATTTTTAAATAATCAACTGGCAGTTCATATTTGAACCAAAAAGCTTTCAACAATGTCACAATTGTTTGTCTAATATATTATTGGCCAACACCAAGCACCTTGCAAAGAAAGGATTACTGAAACTACAGCCTGGAAGTAGCTGTGAGCAATGCTGCAACATTCCAACACAAGTTCCTCCCTGCTATTTTGAGAGGCATTAACCCTTTCATTTCCAAGGGCcccattaaaatagtggaaaaAGGTTCGGCATTCATAAGCATTGCTCAGTGTAATTTGTGGTTCTACAGAGTGATTCGTGACCAGATTATGACGTAATGACTACTGCCCGATAGTAGGCCATACCTGAAATGTTACATTCTTTATCTTTTAGATGCTTATCgacctgctgtacatttccacCATTTGCAGCTTTTCCCCTCCCAAAAAAGTACTCTTAATAATGTTACAGAAGAGAACATGCAAATGCTCTGTAGACACAAAGGGGGCTGAAATTCTTAAGAGAATACCAAATTTTCCATAGTAATTAATTACCCAATGAAATGTTGGAAATTTCCAACGATGTGATTGATTTCATTCGCATCTGTTGATTGTGGAGAAAAACAGGCATTCTCCAGTGTTTATGCATAGAAAAATTAAGTGAACTACtgagatctcccatggtgttgttaTGTGGTGAAGAATAAATACTTTGTCATTTAGTATCTTATCATGCCTCTCAAAGGCTTTCacgtacaatgaattattttaaagctggtgtggattcaatgggctgaatggcctccttccgtgctgtaacctttatgattctatgaaagtgacTGCAGTCAATAACCTATCATAGCAAGGACCCACTAAACCCAAACAGCAATCATTCCTCATGCTCTGAACAGAGTAGAGAAGTCCCACCCctgcccctttccctccctccctccctgcaaaTATGGTTTTGCTTTTTCTCTTCATTCCTATACCATTCGATTGATTTGGCTCCCTCTGCACTTTTGTAATACTTTCTGATCCCCCAGCTTCTATCATTCTCTAATTTCTATCATCCTGTTTGCTCAGTCCTGGTCTCTCCACGTCTCTtcagcctctgcctgtctctAACTTTTTGCAACTTTCACCAACTCCCATTTGTACAACTACTTGGGTGTAATTAAgctaatgaaacagaaaaaagactgTGTCTCCACCCATTCATTTTTTTCCTCGTCTGACAAACGTGCCCATTTTCAGTAAATGGCTCTCGTCTCTCTGGCTCAGCAAGAAAGAAATAATGCTAGCAGTTTGGGAGACTAACTCTGCGCACAtgcgtaatttttaaaaattcgttcatgggacgtgggcatcgctggcgaggccagcatttattgcccatccctaatagtaATGTGGGTGTTATTGGTTATATCAGTGGTCTAAAACTATTCCAGACTGGGTACTACCATTAAATTCTCAGCCTCTCACATCCCTTGGAGAATAATTGTACCAATAAGtctacaaattttttttttttaaaaacctctccCATTCTCCTTCAGTTCCCACTGCTGCCATTCCACAATAGTAGGTAGTGTGGTTTTcagtctctccatttctctctcttccccacccacccgcccccccgGCTCCATCCAAGGACCTCTGCTTGGAAGTCAATTATTTAATCACTATTGGATTACAATCTTATCAAAATCTTGGTGTAACACTCTGCTATAAACTGAATGTGAATTGCCTTTTGCCACCAATGCTGTCAGTAGATTTTATCACTATTATATGAACTGCAGTTAAAAGGGTGAAGTCTTGGCAAAAAACTTTGCAAATAGATCCAATTTCTTGCTTTAAAGTCACAGCTGGGTAAAGTTTGAGCAACGGACTTAACTCCTGCAAGTCACCAGCAGATTTCACAGAAGCTTTAGTTTGGTTTTCTCTTAAAATTTAGCTCATATACACATGAAGCAGCATCATCACCAGCACATCTTTGTAAAATAGTACAAGACAATTCACTGGAGAAACAACACTCTAAGTAGTCTGCAATAAATGATAATAAAATTAACTAAGCAATTAACTTTGGTACAACTTACCTCAGGTATTTGATATTACTTAAACTCTTATGCAAAATTTAATATGACTAATGCATTAGGATGTTCCAGGTTACTGGAATTTAATGAGGGGGAAACCAACATAGTTTTAAAACTATACACGCGAAAGAGAATTGTTTACTATAGTATCACAAATCTTGAAATTCTACTGTTACATGATTttcaaattactttttaaaaatgcacctGCACACTTTATTGCGGTACATTCAAATTTCAGCTTTCTTATAGATGCATCACGATTTAAGTTGCCATACTTTACAGTCGTCACAAAAAATGTGCTACAAGTGTAATTATATTGCTACTTTTGCAATGCACGGACCAGTTTCCACTTTGCCGTGATGCGGAACTAACAGCAGAAAAAGTAACTTCAGAATCAGGTCCTGATCTAACTCAAGAAGCAGTAATGTGTGTGATCCCTCAAGGCCATCTAAAACAGAGCCTTGACATTGCATGGAATGGAACTCCAGTGGGGCATCAAACTAAATTAAAACGTTAGGGGGTCGGTTGGACATTTGGGGTACTTAATAAACAAAGAAATTAATTTTTGTTCCAAGTGCAGAGATGTTCCTGCTAGTGCTCTCAAACCATCCAAAATTTATCAGCTCCAGAGTGGAGCTCTGCATATGGGTGCACATCTCTCCTGGCTTTGTTGGGGGGtgggaagaaaaagagagagattgagattCATTCCAGGCAGACAGTATAAACGATATGTTGCTGGCAGCAAATTAACTCTGTAGTTACCAAGctaagaagacccaccaccaactGCACAGGGCACAAAAGACTTGCCAGTACCACCCACATTCCAAAAACAAAAAACGCTACAGCCGATCTGTCGAACAGCCACCAGTGATTGTCACAACGCATGTCACTTTTCAATTTTAACCTGTAATTATGCTTAAACATACAGGGCTTGACACGGTACATGAAAACCTGTGGCATTGATCACGATAGAATCACATCAAAGATTTTTAAATTTGCAAATCCATGCCCAAAGCTTACAACTTACTCCTAGAGAAAATGGATCTTAGTCTAGTCGTAGTAGACACCCAGTGATATTTTCCGTTGGAAATTATCATAAGGT
The nucleotide sequence above comes from Heptranchias perlo isolate sHepPer1 chromosome 23, sHepPer1.hap1, whole genome shotgun sequence. Encoded proteins:
- the cant1a gene encoding soluble calcium-activated nucleotidase 1 produces the protein MPVQLSGTPDGNNSMSSLRISIGGLPVIASMTKTRDSRFHPKWKPILVAAIALFMLYILYFHKSSPNSPHPRNVHNWQIDNFPRDRYNYTYPLSPQQKTLEGVRYRIGLIADLDTNSKNELNSDTWFSYLKKGYLILSNSGDKVTLEWDKNESILKTHLSEKGRGMELSELIAFNGKLYTVDDRTGVVYHIDGDKAVPWVILSDGDGTVEKGFKAEWLAVKDEHLYVGGLGKEWTTTTGEVVNENPEWVKVIGYKGDVNHENWVSHYNALRAAAGIKSPGYLIHESAAWSDRLQRWFFLPRRASSERYNEKDDEHKGTNLIIKCTQDFKEVLVSKIGVVNPTHGFSSFKFIPDTDDQIIVSLKSEEDNGKIATYIMAFTLDGRFLLEETKVGDIKYEGIEFI